In Plasmodium gaboni strain SY75 chromosome 14, whole genome shotgun sequence, one genomic interval encodes:
- a CDS encoding methionine aminopeptidase 2, which produces MNKNNNKGSVKKNSNSKKKTSTNLNNMNNLNNMNNMNNISSKKNIKNGDVNDEITTATSSNHINTILNGNNEEIKDVKVVSNLNIDNKREDNNSKMNIQGEETLNNESNNNQANSKDGESKINLKNNKSNKPNESTKKTKNNNNNNNKNNNNKNNNNNKNNNNSTSNKKNSKNKKKVDKLDLILNEFKNDIKNVKGEKNQNGNKLSNGAIETNNMHNNYNNNGRIHFDEEEIREIKKKIILNEHMLEEQDNSSIRLLKNWPEVEKTYQTNPPSIPLDLIYGKDGKYPVGEILEYNNYNLSGQSLQEKKEREKLSIDYYEDLRKAAECHRQVRKHMQAFIKPGKKMIDIAQETERKTKELILAQKLKCGWGFPTGCSLNHCAAHYTPNYGDETVLKYDDVCKLDFGVHVNGYIIDCAFTIAFNDKYDNLIKATQDGTNTGLKEAGIDARMCDIGEAIQEAIESYEIELNQKIYPIKAISNLRGHSINKYIIHGGKCVPIVKQKEKNEIMEEGELFAIETFASTGKGFVNHENDCSHYMRNPEKQFVPIRLNSAKTLLKVINDNFDTLPFCNRWLDDLGQTRHFMALKTLIDLNIVEPYPPLCDIKNSFTSQMEHTILLRPTCKEVLSRGPDF; this is translated from the coding sequence atgaataaGAACAACAATAAAGGTAgtgttaaaaaaaacagCAATTCgaagaaaaaaacaagCACAAATTTAAACAATATGAACAATTTAAACAATATGAACAATATGAACAATATAAgtagtaaaaaaaatattaagaaCGGAGATGTAAATGATGAAATTACTACTGCTACTAGTAGTAACCATATTAATACCATATTGAATGgaaataatgaagaaataaaagatGTTAAGGTTGTCAGtaatttaaatatagaTAACAAAAGAgaagataataattctAAAATGAATATACAAGGAGAAGAAACTCTCAATAATGAAAGTAACAATAATCAAGCAAATAGTAAAGATGGTGAAAGTAAGATAAatttaaagaataataaatcaaaCAAGCCGAACGAATCCACCAAGAAGACAAAgaacaacaacaacaataataataaaaataataataataaaaataataataataataaaaataataataatagtacgtcaaataaaaaaaactCCAAGAACAAGAAAAAAGTAGATAAATTAGActtaatattaaatgaatttaaaaatgatataaaaaatgtaaagGGAGAAAAGAACCAAAACGGCAATAAGTTATCAAACGGTGCTATagaaacaaataatatgcacaataattataataataatggtAGAATCCATTTTGATGAAGAGGAAATAAgagaaattaaaaagaaaattatattaaatgaacATATGTTAGAAGAACAAGATAATAGTTCTATTAGATTGTTAAAAAATTGGCCAGAAGTAGAAAAGACTTATCAAACGAATCCTCCGTCTATTCCTTTAGATTTAATATATGGAAAGGATGGAAAATATCCAGTAGGAGAAATTttagaatataataattataatttaagTGGCCAATCTttacaagaaaaaaaagaaagagAAAAATTAAGTATTGATTATTATGAAGATTTAAGAAAAGCTGCTGAATGTCATAGACAAGTTAGAAAACACATGCAAGCATTTATTAAACCtggaaaaaaaatgatagATATAGCTCAAGAAACAGAAAGGAAAACAAAAGAATTAATACTAGCtcaaaaattaaaatgtgGTTGGGGATTTCCTACAGGTTGTTCATTAAACCATTGTGCTGCACATTATACTCCAAATTATGGAGATGAAACtgttttaaaatatgatgatGTTTGTAAATTAGATTTTGGTGTTCATGTTAATGGTTATATAATTGATTGTGCCTTTACAATAGCatttaatgataaatatgataatttaataaaagCAACACAAGATGGCACAAATACAGGATTAAAAGAAGCAGGTATAGATGCAAGAATGTGTGATATTGGAGAAGCTATTCAAGAAGCCATTGAATCATATGAAATAGAGttaaatcaaaaaatatatccTATTAAAGCTATTAGTAATTTAAGAGGACATtcaattaataaatatattatacatgGTGGAAAATGTGTACCTATAgtaaaacaaaaagaaaaaaatgaaattatgGAAGAAGGAGAATTATTTGCAATTGAAACATTTGCATCTACTGGTAAAGGATTTGTTAATCATGAAAATGATTGTTCACATTATATGAGAAATCCAGAAAAACAATTTGTACCTATAAGATTAAATTCAGCTAAAACTTTACTTAAAGttattaatgataattttgATACTCTCCCTTTTTGTAATAGATGGTTAGATGATTTAGGACAAACTAGACATTTTATGGCTCTTAAAACTTTAATAGATCTAAATATTGTTGAACCATACCCACCTTTATgtgatataaaaaattctttCACTTCTCAAATGGAACACACCATCTTATTAAGACCAACCTGTAAGGAGGTACTATCTCGTGGTCCCGACttttaa